The Musa acuminata AAA Group cultivar baxijiao chromosome BXJ3-6, Cavendish_Baxijiao_AAA, whole genome shotgun sequence region GGTTTTTGTTCCAACGTTACGGTAAATTCAGCTTaaattgattaaaatattaaaaataacatacttttatactttcaaaaaagtaaaacaattgatccatatagtctgtataagttttttgaaattaaaataaatatttatcatttattgaTTTATTTGATAACTTTAATGTTATTCATCTAAAATATGCAAATAATAAATACCGTTATATTATGTTGCCTTAATATTCACTAATTATCTTTATATACAACTCGTAAGTCTATTTCCTCCCGAGGCGGAGGCGAGAGCGATCGAGAGAGGAGGAGGCGACGATGGCGGACTACCACTTCGTGTACAAGGACGTTGAGGGAGCGAGCACGCAGTGGGACGACATCCAGCGGCGCCTCGGCAACCTGCCGCCTAAGCCTGAGCCCTTCAAGCCCGCGCCCTTCTCTCCCGCCGACGACCCCGACCTCGCCCCCAAATCTAAGGCCTGGATCGACGACCGCACCCCCGCCGAACTCGACGAACTCGAGGACGATCCCGAACTCGATGACGACCGCTTCCTCCAGGAGTACAGGTAATCTTAGGGTTTTCTTTTTCCTGGTTCCCTGTTTGGATCTCTCTCCCTCTGGTGATGAATTGGGGTTTCTATCGCGGCGGGAGCCTAGGAAGCGGAGGCTGGCGGAGATGCGGGAGGTGGCAAAAGTTGCTCGTTTCGGGTCAGTGATGCCTATCTCAGGCTCGGATTTTGTCCGGGAGGTGTCGCAGGCACCCGCAGATGTCTGGGTCGTTGTATTGCTCTACAAGGACAGGTGTGCCCCTCGTTCAAATGTCTAGATTTTTTATGACATCCTGACTTTTTTGTTGCTTGATTTGCTACTTGGCATGTGTCCCTTCGGTAGGAGTTCAAGATTTTCTTCACAGATCGAATTGCCTGCGTCTCCGATTTCCTATCCTTTGCCAAACTGTATTGATCTCTCTGGATTCTTGTGTTTCTCTACTGACATAGTTTGTCCGCTGGATTCTACCTTTTGTTTTCCCTGTTCTTGAAAGTTTTCTACCTTGATGAGCGCTCAACCGTCTCTTTGTTGTGATGTCTTGGGTGATTCAGAGCATTTCTAGTCTGCTAGAATTGCCAGCGATCCAGCTTATATCTGCGTACAGTATGTTGAAGATCGTGCACCGTTTTGAACAGGAATAATTTGTCCATTTGCGTTGATTATTACCTTTTATGATAAGTTCAGATATTGGCAGTCAAATCATTGTGTACTTTGAGGAATCTACCCAGGATAAACAATTATCTTTTTTCAGTTTTTATTTGGTTCTTTTAATTTGGTGACAGTATACAAGATTGCGGGTTACTCCTATGTTGCCTGGAAGAGCTTGCTACGAAGTACCCAGCTACCAAGTTTGTTAAGATAATCTCCACGGAGTGCATTCCGAATTACCCAGATAGAAACCTTCCAACCATTTTGGTGTACAACAATGGTGCTGTCAAAGGAACTTATGTGGGGTTGCATCAATTTGGCTCCCGGAGATGTACACCTGAAGGTATCTTTTTTAATTGTGTATATCATAGAGATTTTCTATCTAATAAACTGCCTGAGTTTATAAGCTATATTTTTCTCGACTACTATTTgcctaaaaaaaaaatttgacattccCTATGTACCCCGGAGATGTACACCTGAAGGTATCTTTTTTTATTGTGTATATCATAGAGATTTTCTATCTAATAAACTGCCTGAGTTTATAAGCTATATTTTTCTCGACTACTATTTGCCTAAAAAAATATGGAAATTTGACATTCCCTATGTACCCTCGAGTAATTATATCATTAGGATGCTTGTCTTCATATGCTTGTC contains the following coding sequences:
- the LOC135640123 gene encoding uncharacterized protein LOC135640123: MADYHFVYKDVEGASTQWDDIQRRLGNLPPKPEPFKPAPFSPADDPDLAPKSKAWIDDRTPAELDELEDDPELDDDRFLQEYRKRRLAEMREVAKVARFGSVMPISGSDFVREVSQAPADVWVVVLLYKDSIQDCGLLLCCLEELATKYPATKFVKIISTECIPNYPDRNLPTILVYNNGAVKGTYVGLHQFGSRRCTPEAVALALCQSDPVLNDGQTGSSSTEGIIRGVQKRFIEKFVADHEEKEDDDYSD